The genomic interval CATGGGAGGAGTTTCACATAGAAAAGAGGCCACCAGGTGCCAAAGCCTGCTACGGAAGGCAGCACCAAAGGTCCAGAGCCCACGCTGGGCACGGGCTTTCACACCATGAGCATCTGTTGCTAGCTCCCAGGAGCGCAGCTCCCTGCTTCAGCTCCCTTCTAGATTTTTCAGGGGCAAGCATGATTTTAAAGCAAGAGGCCAAGACCTCCTGGAATTTTCTGCACCCCCAGGCCCTCACCTCCCAGTCCTCTATGGAGCTCTGCCACTGAGCAATCTTGTCGATGTTCTCAAGTCTCCGCTTCCGCTCGTTGATGAGCTGGGCCACGTTCTTCATGGCATGCAAGGCAGCTTCAACATCCTTGAAGTCCCTGGGGCAGAACAGAGATGGAAGGCTGCTGCAGGCTGGAGACAGAGAAAGGGTGAGGATCCCCTGCAGCCCCCATGTGTGGAGCTGCTTTCCTCTAGGGCTGTGCCCTTTGACCACATCCTCACTATCAGATGCACAGCCCCTCTCTTCTCCATAAATGGCAGGCACAGAGCAGAGTTTAATATCCTGTTGGCATCCTCTTCCCCCACTGCAAGGAGCTCATCAGGACAGGGCTAGTTTTCTGTGTGTTGCCCCAGGGCCTGCAGCAGTGCCCAGCATACTGCTGATGCTCAAACTGGCTGACTGGAGGCGTGCAGAGGCATGGGCTGCCTCCCTGCCTCAGTGCCCTCCTACCTGTGCTGGGGGTGCGTGTATTTGAGCAGCTCGGCCAGCTGCAGAGGGTACTTGCAGATCTTCTGCACCGGAGTCAGCAGGAAGCCATCCAGGGAGATGTCAATCATCTTCTGCAGCAGCCGGCAGGCCTCAAAGAAGTACACGTACTTGCTGAGCTTGGTGAGCCGGGAGAGCTCCACGCAGGCGTTGGGGTGGTTATTGCAGTACTCCGAGTAGATCTGGAAGTCGGCTTGCTGAGGGGCACAGCTGGAGGTTAGCAGAGCTCTCTGCTGCTCCCACAGGCAATCCAGCTGCATGTCTGGGAAGGGCAAGAGCCTCTACATTTCCTTCAGGAGCTGGGCTGGGGGCTAGTGGAGACCCAGGCTCTGTGTACCTATTTCCCTGGGGCATAAGCTACATGGAGTCACACACAGGGGTGGGAAAGGTGAGAATATGAGCAGGTGTCCCGGCTGCACGTTAGCCTTCTGGGTGAAATCCATGATAACGACGGGATAACAATGCCAAAAAGCGGCGGTGGTAGGGGGGTTGGGTGGGACAGGGATCCTCTGCTCACCCTCGCTCGACTGCCCAAGAAGGCCAAAACAAGGCCCTTCTCTAACAGGTGAGGCTAGGAGGTATCCACTTAGAGCGGCCCAGTGAACCTTGGTAAATGCCAGCCAGCATCTGCCGCCTAAGCAAGCTGTAAATTCTCCCTGTGTGAGAAACCCCAGCGCTCACTCTGAACAGCCCCTGCGGCGCTCAGCAGGCCTCTGCCCTCCTATCTGTCAAAGCAAGTCCTTCCTGGGGGACGCCCCAGCCCTCTGCTCCCAGGAGCGTTCCCTGACTTGGTTTCCCCACCCAGAAGCAGAGACCATCCTAAAACTGTCCTGAAGGGTGCGGGCAGCCGGGCAGATAGAGGGCTGGAGCTGGGGCCCAGGCGTTGTGGAAGGTTTTGGGACCAGCCACCCGCTGTCCACGCTGGCGCCCGCAGCAGCCTCTGAACGCAGCGCCCAGATAGGGGCCAGGGGCCGCGCTGGGGGCGGGCGCTCACATGCTCCAGGAAGCAGGCACCCAGCTCGCTCAGGTGTGGGCGCTCGCGGTTGAACCTCTGCTCCAGGGCCTTCACGAAGGCCTTCTGGCAGCGGTAGATGTCCTCGATGTTCCCGAAGATGGTACGCAGCTGCTCCTCGCTGAACATGTCTGCGCGCTTGCGGCACTGCCGGACGTAGCCCTGCGGGCGGACATGGTCAGGCCTCCCCCGACCGGGTCCCCCGCCACCGCCCGCCGGCCGGGCCTCACCTCGCAGATGTCGCGCAGGTGCTTGATGTAGTCCCGCTCAGTGCTGAGGATCTCGTTGATGACGTTGGTCCGCATCTGGTCCTTGCTGCTCTGCGCCTCCGCCCCGCCGTCCTCCGCCCCGCTGTCCCCGGCCCGAGGGGCCTCGTCATCCGCGGGCTCGTCCTGATTCACCCTCAGCTGCAGGCCATACGCGGCCGGTCAGTGCCCCGCATCCCTCGGAGCAACGCCCCGCGCCCTGCGCCGCAGCGGCGGGAACCGGGTCTCGGAGGCCCCGCAGGGTGCACGAGGCGCGGGGCTGAGGACTGGCCGGCCAGCTCCCCCCACCATGCCACCCACGCAAGTCCTGGACCGAGGAATGGCGGCTCCGACGCCCGCAGCCGCCGTCAGTGTGATCCGAACACCGATTTGGCCTCCTTCCTAGACCCTgcttgtgcctggcacagaggctgGAGCGCTTGCTGCAGTTCCTGAACCAGTGCCTGCTCCTGCCAGCCCCAGCGGGCAGAAGCAGGGGGATGGGTGGCGCGCCCGCTGGCTAACATGCAACTTGGGGAAAGGCTTAGGGTGCGGAGTGGACAGTTTCCCAGGGGGTCTGGGGCAGGAGGAGCTTCTGAACACCAGGGCCTGGGACCTCCCCGCCGGACGGCCCTCAGCTTGGACGCCCTGAGCCAGGCCTTTTGGAGACTGCACCTGGATTCCTTCTTTGAAGACCGGAGACCCCCTTAGATGGAATCCGGGTCCCTTCTCTGCTATCTCCAGGGCTAATAACTTGACCGTGCCTCAACTTCCTCAGGTGTAAGTCATGGTTCCCACTCCCGGGGCTGTGTGTGAGGTGAGCAGTCCCCTATCAGTGCTCTTCAGGGCTTGGGAAATGTCTAGCGCCTGGAGTTGTGGGGCTATCGCAGAGGGGTGCCTAGTGTCTGCACACACTCATTTCTCAACTGCTCTCCTCTCTGGCCCCCGAGGCCCCGAGGGCTCACCAGAAGGGGAATGGGAGCAGGAGTAGTGGTTCTCCAGGAGGAGCAAGGCTGTGACACTGCGCCCCGACACCCACCGCCCAGCGCTCTGCACCTCAGATGCCAGAGCTGTTTTGGGCTTGGATTTCTCTGCAGAACCAGGTAGCTTTTTATGGGCCCAACTTGGGAGAAGCTGGGGCTTGGAACCATACCCGAACGAAGCTGGCTGGAAACCAGCCCTCGCCATCGGCGACCCGGCCCCACCACCACTCTCTGTTGGTGGCATCCATCACTTCGATGACATCCCCAGCTTTGAAGCCCAGCTCCTGGTCATCCATGGTGACATGGTCCCAGAGTGCTTCAGCGCAGACCACACTGCCATCGCTGATGAGCTGCCGAGAGAGCCACGGGCAGGCGGGTCAGTGGGGGAGGCTGCCTGGGCCTCCCTGCCCTGTCTCCACTCCCTCAGCAGCCCTGGGAAGAGGGGATCCTGACTCCTTTACAGAGGAGCTGACAAGGCTGCCTCTGACAAGAGCAGGgctttcctggggcaggggctgtgTTCTGGGCATGTCTAGATTATCAAGGCTCAGTGATGGAGCCGGAAGTGAACTGGCCACGGAATCTGATCCTGTCACTGGGACTGCCAACTGCTCCCTGTTAGCATTCCCAACCCAGCATTCCTGGGGGCTGCAAGGCTgcaggagggaggggctgggagcTGCAAGGCTGCAGGAGGGAGGGCCTGGGGGCTGCAAGGCTgcaggagggaggggctgggggctggtgcCCTCCTGTGGGCTTCTTGTGGATGAGCATTGCCTGTAAGGTCAGCCACCAACCACAATGCCCCTTCATCCAGGTAGACAATGTCCTGCCACTGGAGTGATTGGAGCTTGTTTGCTGTGTGTTTTTCAACACTTGCAGAACCAACCTCATGGCACCCCTGCTCCCACCCCAAGCCCCAGAGATGCCAGCACCAGCTGAGCAATGCCCCTTCTTAGAGCTCTAGGTCCCAAGCCCTGTGATCCTAAGTTTGAGTTAGTCCAGCCTCTTCCCTTCATTTCCCCAAGTTCTAGGAGAAGCAGGAACGTTTTGCAGCTGCTACCTCTGTGACAGGCACTTTGGGACTGCTCTTGTGTAGTGTTACCCAGTCGACCACATTATACCTAGCCGACCATTCTTCACATGCTTCTCTCTGCTCAAATAACCAGCGTAGTGCCTTGCTCCAGAGTGGTGTGGACTGAGAGACACTGGCCactcccctgcccctcccaggcaGCCCTTGCACGCCATGGGGCTGACCTCTGCCTTCTCCTAACATGGGATCTGTTTCTGCTCCCTGAATGATGAGCAGTTTTAGGGCCTCAGGGCAGGAGAGGAAGAGTGAGCTGGGGCTGCACAGGAGGTGAGGTCCATGCCCCTCCCTGCTAGGACCAGGTGTTGGCACTGGCTGTCACAGCTGTGGGCCTGGCTAGGCGGTCAAGGATGGGAATGTCACAAATAGGCCCTCATCTGAGCTCCTATCCCAGGAGCCCTCCTTTCACTTCACTGGGTACTCCCTAAGCACTGTGTGAATCCTCACCTCAACATGGAAACCAAGAGTGGGGCCAGTCCTGTGTTCCAGCTAAGAGGCCTCTGCCTGAATGGACAGGGTGAGGGCTGGGGCTGGCCACTGGAGCACTGAAGCTCCAGAGCCTGCTCGGGATGGTGCTTCCCTCCAGGGGTCCTGAGCAAGCAAGTTCAGGGAAGGACAAACCTTCTCTTTCCTGGGGGTAAAACTTGCTCCAATCCTGATGCAAGCTCTCCTCAGAGTGATCCATGAGCCTGTGAGCACAGGAACCCTCACAGTGTGGCAGCCACCCGGGGGCTGCAGACCTCCAGAGGCCCCCGCGGGGTCCCAGGCACAGAGCCCTGGGTTATTCCTGGGGGCAGCAGGCTTCCACAGGGGGCCACTGCTCTCATTCCCAGCCACAAAGACCTTCTGTGGGTGGCCTCCAGATCATGAGCTGCCACTACCACTCAGATAGGATGAGACAGGAGGCCTCAGGTGACCATATGTTAGGAGCCCACCTGCCACGGTGGGGAGCTGGCTCACCCCACTGAGGCCCTGAAGGATGAGGCTccagggaaagaaggaagcagaCATGGCGGCCTGGGGACACCAGTGAGAGTGTGAGCTGTAGGTGACATGGCCCTGACCTGGGGTCTGTGACACAGGCTGTGAGGAGGTGACCCGACACACTCAACACGGCTCATTTTCCCACTGCTTCCCTTCTCAGGAGGTTCCTGCCTGATATTAACCCGGTGAGGTGTCACCCTCTGTCCCTAGGTTCCCTTAAATGAGCCCTGAGCAAAAGCCTGGTGCCCCCATTCCCCCTTCCTTTATGCTGCCTGTCCCTGCAGGTGGGA from Pongo abelii isolate AG06213 chromosome 11, NHGRI_mPonAbe1-v2.0_pri, whole genome shotgun sequence carries:
- the ARHGEF4 gene encoding rho guanine nucleotide exchange factor 4 isoform X6: MGWPEHTPGTAMPDGALDTAVRADEVGSEEDLYDDLHSSSHHYSHPGGGGEQLAINELISDGSVVCAEALWDHVTMDDQELGFKAGDVIEVMDATNREWWWGRVADGEGWFPASFVRLRVNQDEPADDEAPRAGDSGAEDGGAEAQSSKDQMRTNVINEILSTERDYIKHLRDICEGYVRQCRKRADMFSEEQLRTIFGNIEDIYRCQKAFVKALEQRFNRERPHLSELGACFLEHQADFQIYSEYCNNHPNACVELSRLTKLSKYVYFFEACRLLQKMIDISLDGFLLTPVQKICKYPLQLAELLKYTHPQHRDFKDVEAALHAMKNVAQLINERKRRLENIDKIAQWQSSIEDWEGEDLLVRSSELIYSGELTRVTQPQAKSQQRMFFLFDHQLIYCKKDLLRRDVLYYKGRLDMDGLEVVDLEDGKDRDLHVSIKNAFRLRCGTTGDSHLLCTRKPEQKQRWLKAFAREREQVQLDQETGFSITQLQRKQAMLNASKQQVTGKPKAVGRPCYLTRQKHPALPSSRPQQQVLVLAEPRRKPSTFWHSISRLAPFRK
- the ARHGEF4 gene encoding rho guanine nucleotide exchange factor 4 isoform X7, which produces MLPAVVFPVLGLKIRGVSLPTGRAPPAPLARGPSEAPTPAAQPAGVHSRPHPARLLISDGSVVCAEALWDHVTMDDQELGFKAGDVIEVMDATNREWWWGRVADGEGWFPASFVRLRVNQDEPADDEAPRAGDSGAEDGGAEAQSSKDQMRTNVINEILSTERDYIKHLRDICEGYVRQCRKRADMFSEEQLRTIFGNIEDIYRCQKAFVKALEQRFNRERPHLSELGACFLEHQADFQIYSEYCNNHPNACVELSRLTKLSKYVYFFEACRLLQKMIDISLDGFLLTPVQKICKYPLQLAELLKYTHPQHRDFKDVEAALHAMKNVAQLINERKRRLENIDKIAQWQSSIEDWEGEDLLVRSSELIYSGELTRVTQPQAKSQQRMFFLFDHQLIYCKKDLLRRDVLYYKGRLDMDGLEVVDLEDGKDRDLHVSIKNAFRLRCGTTGDSHLLCTRKPEQKQRWLKAFAREREQVQLDQETGFSITQLQRKQAMLNASKQQVTGKPKAVGRPCYLTRQKHPALPSSRPQQQVLVLAEPRRKPSTFWHSISRLAPFRK
- the ARHGEF4 gene encoding rho guanine nucleotide exchange factor 4 isoform X8; its protein translation is MPDGALDTAVRADEVGSEEDLYDDLHSSSHHYSHPGGGGEQLAINELISDGSVVCAEALWDHVTMDDQELGFKAGDVIEVMDATNREWWWGRVADGEGWFPASFVRLRVNQDEPADDEAPRAGDSGAEDGGAEAQSSKDQMRTNVINEILSTERDYIKHLRDICEGYVRQCRKRADMFSEEQLRTIFGNIEDIYRCQKAFVKALEQRFNRERPHLSELGACFLEHQADFQIYSEYCNNHPNACVELSRLTKLSKYVYFFEACRLLQKMIDISLDGFLLTPVQKICKYPLQLAELLKYTHPQHRDFKDVEAALHAMKNVAQLINERKRRLENIDKIAQWQSSIEDWEGEDLLVRSSELIYSGELTRVTQPQAKSQQRMFFLFDHQLIYCKKDLLRRDVLYYKGRLDMDGLEVVDLEDGKDRDLHVSIKNAFRLRCGTTGDSHLLCTRKPEQKQRWLKAFAREREQVQLDQETGFSITQLQRKQAMLNASKQQVTGKPKAVGRPCYLTRQKHPALPSSRPQQQVLVLAEPRRKPSTFWHSISRLAPFRK